The DNA window AGTCACACGATGTCCTTCTTGCTCCTGCCCTTGCAAATGATCTTCGCATGTGCATGTATATATGTCCTGTCTGCAAAATGGCCATATCAATTCACTGCATTTATTACTTACTCAAGCAATCATGcatttatttcatcaaattatcaCGGGGTATAATATTGGTATAAACCTTCCCGGAGCAAGTTTCTTGTTTTCGTTTGTTTGTGTGGTTGTTTCTACGTTTGaagcaaccacaacaaaataaatatttaattatattagaaatgcaatttatttttagtgGGGCCTAGTACAAATCACGTTTAAAACACAGGTTCTGTCGAAGCAGCTCCAAACTGCTTTTCTTCTTCACTGTTCAGTGTTTTAGTGAATTGTAATGTTCACTTAAAACAATGAACACtgtaagtgaaatttaattcactcatACTGTTCGcgtaaactgtttttttttataaaaaaactagtttagagtgaattaaattaacTCGCACTGTCATgtgaacaaattttttttctcgaaaaactagtgtagagtgaattaaattcactcgcactgtaatatcaattttattcctgataatattttatctagttttattgcaagctaaaaaaattatgaaaattgtagttcttgtcggatgaattttgtacgtaatggaattgtagatggtttaatgaaataataaaaaatcttttatataaagtattatttatttcatgatgtaatagtagtaattaaatctataatatttaaatttaaaaccattaatatatatatatatattttacttattttataacctcaatttaaaaaatattattaacttaacacattaaactactttttgttcaacctcaattttaaccacagttttaaccaaatgtatataaatattaaatcaacctcaactaaaagtattttttttaaaataatttttttcaaatcacaaccacaaaagctaccacaataccaaacacatgtATCAAGCATGAATGCCACATCATGTACCTCATGTAAGGTTCTCACCAGCAGCATGCTGCtgatttcctttcttcttctttttattatttttttatttttgtatttgagggtttgattgcagtaattttttaaaatatttttttacttggaaatgcatcaaaaaaatatttttttattttaaaaaaattatttttaacatcagcacattaaaataatctaaaagcactaaataatattaatttaaaacaaagaaaaaaataaaaaaaattgaattttttaaaaataatttttaaaacgcaaaaataaaaaaaataaaaaaaatattaagattttttaaaatatatcaaaaataattttttaaaaataaaaaatattattttaatatatttttaaataaaaaaatattttaaaacaccaCATTTCATGGTATTTCCGTAACAATGCTAAGATAAGTTGATAACTGGGTTTCAATCTATGATGAAGCTACAGATCCCAAGACAAGTGCATCCACAGATCCAGCCAATGGTTCATtcccaaaatttcaaatttcagcagcattttaatttattatatattgttacattaataaaatatatttaacccTGCCATCTTGCTTTACAGGACTTAAAACTGATAATATAATTAccgttaaaaaaaatgatctcttGAATATGAGttggataatatatatatatatatatatatatatatatataggaccAATGACCCGATAATAAACCTGATTACCCGGGTCGTCTCCTAGGCCCGGTTCACTCACTCGTCGCGTTGGGGTGCCCATAAATCTTTTATTCACTCCAACACACACTCACACTCACACGCTCACCctcattccattttttttccccacTCTCTCTTTTCCACTCTCTTCTTTCGTTTTAGTGTCTTCATCCTCTTTTCTAGTGGAAGGAAAGGTAAAAACAGTTGGTACACTCTAAAAAAATTCCCTCCTTTCCATTTCTCCACTCAATGCAGCACCACCAGAAGCATCACCGTCACAAGCGCCCCCCACGACAGCCATTGATCGAGCTCCAACCGGGTCAGGTTGCATTCCGAGTAGTCTGCCATGCTTCGAAAATCGGTGCTCTCATTGGCCACTCCGGATCCGTAATATCCCAAATCCGGCTTGAAACCGGTTGCCTTGTTCACTGCGAGGAGGCCGTGAAGGGTTCGGAGCACCGGGCGATCGTGGTGGCGGGGTCCGCATCCCCAGAGAGGAAAATCGCGGTGGGTGAAGATGAGACGGTGGAAGTGTCTGCAGCGCAGGAAGCGGTGGTTAGGGTTTTGGAGAGGATGTGGGAGGTGGATGCGGTGAAAGATGGCGGTGATTGCGAGGGGTATTGTGGACTTTTGGCCAATACGTCGCAGATTGGTGCCGTTGTGGGTAGAGAAGGCAGGAATATCAAGAGAATGAAGAGAGCTAGTGGGGCCCATATCTGGATTCTCCCGGCCCCACTTTGCGCGTTAAAGGAAGATCAATTAATTcaggtttttttcttcctttttttggcTACATATTTCTCGTATAATAATTCATgatagattttatgtttttgtaggaGAAAGTAATACAAATTTTGATATagttaataatttcttaaatcatagtttaagaaaaataaaatcttttatatcatctgaaatgaaatttgaaaaaattggtgtatgaaaaaaaaaaaaagattacagGGAGTAGCACTGTGGCTGTAAAGAAAGCTGTGATTGCTATAACTAGCTGCCTTCAAGATTGTCCTCCATATGAGAAGGATGAAGTGGATTTAAGCCTTGAAGCTGTTAGGAGAAGAAGAAGTGGTTCCTCTGGTGATCCACATGCGGAATTCTTCCCTCATTTGTGTTCCCTGCTACCCACATATTCTGAAAATATTGCAACTGATAAAGACCATAAGAAACCTAACGAACAATTACAAGTTCAATTTAGGATGATCTGCCCCCATGGTGCAGCTGGGAGCATCATAGGCAAGGGAGGGTCTGTAGTCAGAGCTCTGCAAAATCAAACTGGTGCTTCTATCATCCTTGCTCCTCCTATAACCAACTCCGACGGTCGTCTAGTTACTGTTTCTGCATTGGAGAATCTTGAATCATCCCACTCTCCTGCACAGAATGCACTTCTTCTTGTCTTTGCTAGATCTATTGAGCATGACATTGAAAGAGCTCGTTCCTTGGGCTTGATTGAGGAAATTACCGTGACGGCAACCCTCCTGCTGCCATCAAATAGGGTCTCTTGTTTGATTGAAAGGGGAGGTAGGATAGATTCAGAAATGATAGAAACAACCGGTGCTGATATACAGATATTGCAAGGAGACCAATTCTTCTATTGCGCGTCAAATAATGATGTAGTATTGCAGGTGCAATTCTGATCGtcttaatttttgttatctGTTTTCAAGTTATTGTGAAACAAAGAGGATTATAGTAGACAACATAAACTGGGTTGAAATATGTCATTTAGTCTAATATTTGTTGGTTAATGTGATTTTTGGTGCTGCTGTGATTTGTGCTTATAAACAGTTATGTGCTCCTCTCCCTCCAAGAACAATCAACACTTCATCATCACCTGTCGTTGTCATCATCTAGTTTGGTTAGCAAATTTCACCTCTTCTTGTAACATTTTCAAAGCTCTACCAGTTCTCTGCGCATCAGTTgtatttgtatgttttttttttttttcatttatcttattatataaaattttggtGTCTTTGCTGTTTGTTGTGTAGATAtgcaatattttaaatttaccaAGAGTTCTGTCACTTATCGGTTGCCCTTTGTTCTTTGATATTGCCTGATGCTTTCAAAGTTAAGGATTTTTCTTGATCATCCAGGATGATAACTGGTATAGAACTATAGATAGATACTGGAATGTTTATACATTGTAATGGAGTGTGATCAGCCAACATGGTGAAGCATTTGGTGCTTCTATAGAAGATttatgtcttcttttttttaattcccatTCCTCTACCTACTTGGCAAAAACCTTTGGTGCCATCTGCCTAGCGATTTATTTCCAAactgttatattttttgcaGATTACAGGTGAGTCCAAAAATGTACAGAATGCTCTGTTTCAAGTTACCAGTAAACTGAGGGATAATCTTTTGCCTACCGAGATGCTCAATGGATTGAGGACTGGGAGCCCCTATAGAAGAGCGGGGGAGATCTCTAGACTGCATCAATCAGCTGACGAGTCTCTCGATTCCAATCTAGaaacaagtttgaaaaataGTGTGGATCAAGTTCGTGATCCTCCTTCCTCTTCGCTGCAGTCGCCGCAGGTGAAGATTTTCTCTTCCCTTGTTTGCGGTTTTATATTAAGTTCATCCGAAAAGCTTTTTTGTCATGTGGTCACAGAAATTGCATAGAGAGCGGACAACATACAGCACAGACAATGGTAGCAGCTCAACCACCTCTGGCAAGGTTTCAGAACTAGGAAGGGCCCTGCATTTTCTTTTACCGAGGGAGGGAGGTGCTTAATCAGGCAGGAGGGAGTTCTGGTGGGGGAGTTATGGACGGAGACTACTTGCCCCGAATGTCCTGATTATGTTCCAATTTGAAATACCACGCAGTAAGAGTTCTGGTGAGATTGAGAGGGAGTTTGGGGTGTGCTCAAGTGAGAGACAATGAAACCTTTGGCATGTATTGCATGCATAGATTTCCATTACTTCTGTGCTTTTCTGTGGGAAAAAACTAGGCCAAAAGCTAAGACCATGAGCATCCAAGGATTACTCATTATAGAAAGCGAACTTCGATGAACTCCATCAAAATCATTTagctaaaaatcaaatgattgctTTAATTTCTAATATCAGGGAAAGACATAGTTTAAGGCAGGGAAATTTTGGGAAGTGCCCATGCCTTGACTGGTAAAATTCTTCCTTGTTTCGGGGAGAGATTATTGACATATAAAACccttgaataattatttatatagaaaaacctCTCAGTGGATTTTCGAGTTCAAAAGGGTGTGAAGGGTCATCCTCGTTTCATTATCCAAAGGTTATAATGCTAGGATAATATTTGTGAGGAAGACTTGTTGGATAATACGCAAATAATTAtcagaaatgaaaaaagattataattaaaatgtgttttgtttATAGTcgtattgattaaaaaaataataatcatcacAAActccatcataaaaaataaaaaatgtaaaccAAAACCATGTTATAGCTGCATATCAATACATGTTAATGAtggaatttaagatttttatcgTTAAATTTACCAAGTATTTAGCAAAACAAACCCACGATTAATTAGTCATGATCAGCCAGTCCTACCATATAATTTATACCACCAATGCAGAAAAGAAGTAAATATGCcatgaattttttcttctaaagaTGGTGATTATATTTATAGGCAATAAATATAAAGCATAgacaaaattatcttttatttaataattaaataagttttataaaaaaaaaatttattttaatatatttccaattaaaatatactcttttttctttcaaattattaGGCACCCATGAATCTCGTGAAGAGTTAACATTACacaagaaggaaaaggaaacctAATTTCTAAACACTCACAAAAAATTTCCTCGTACGCATAATTAGACAGAATCAATGAATACTCGATTGAGCAATGACTCACAATTTGGCTGAGTTATTACAAGATGAAACACTTGACAGATTTATCATTAAGCACTTAATTCACCAACGATTGAAGCAAGAATTTGTGGTCTCTGTAATGGAATCTCTTTTTTCCAGGCTCCAGTGATTTTAGCGATTCTCTCTGCGAGGATCCAGCAACCAGAGAGTTGAAGATTCTACTCGATGATTATTGTAATAACTAAGGATTTGAAATGGATTTAGCAACTGATGATTTTAAGGTTAGTGGTGCTCTAAGGACATTGGAATGGAGGAAAAAGACACAGACCATTATTCTCTTCCAGACCAGTCCAGTCCAGTCATGTGTAAACATTAGGCACGCTGATTGTCGGAGATGCTTGGTGGATAGATCTGCTGGGAGATTCATACAACACGTACTTGAAGGAGTCTTTTTTATTGGTGGGTGTCGTGTGGACCTGATATGGAAAATAAGGTGATTCTCTCCTTCGAGGTCTTatggatataatttttttttaatttcttaccttttacaaattattattattatttagatttttctattttcctttttttattgtttatgctTTGTGGGTTTgtaggccttttttttttaaataaagttaaattgttgttgttttaggatatttttgtttaaaataatgattaaaaaaacatataaaaacatataattatataaattatgatgttttgaaatCTCTAATGCTTAGGAGTCATGTCCGAGCACTTAGTCGTGTAAGAAACATATGATTCATCATGTGCAAACcgatacatgtatttttttaaaagttctttttatagaagatgTATCGTTATAacatatgaattaaattttttttattcttacacctcTTACATGGACATTCAATATCGCCTCCACCaatatttctcggattagatagtgtataattaataaaaccctcaatctcattacaataatccattaTATGCAACCCTTCGAGTGAATCTTGATACATACATGAataatcatccattacttatatcaaacttatataaaatattgatgacaacatgtattaattaattatataaactaaataaattagctaACATTGGTTTAgctcaaaattatttaatctattttaatagtattcttaaatcattatcaactatctatataaattcaaaatcctaTACATTTACCGAAATTttcaactcaacaataaaattgacaaaatataaaacggactcattaaataagttattagttatttcattacaaaacaccaaaatcataaaatcaaaatcaatttcatcaaattacaaacaaatataatttttcaaaatctcaaacaaaccctaatatttacaaatcatacattcatacaataAATTTCCATGacaaaaagctataaaacaagtaaacacacaaacaaactacatatatactgcaaaaatatacaataaaaattaacaatttaaaattaagttcaaacaaaaaataggtagttttgcttacttgatgtgGAAAATCCTAATAGAAAATTGAATCAGAACATGAATGTTGACAAATTGAGTGTTTGGGTGGCTGAATTTATGGTCGAGAATTGattttgtgataaaattaatttgggggggggggggggggcctTGCCAAGCAATAACTTAGATATTATTGATGGATTTACGGATAATTTTTATTCACGAGTTCATTTTATCGGtattcttatttatataaatgacACAACAAGGAACTAAtttggcttcttctttttttaactccttcttttcttattatgattttttcagtATATACTAAGAGAATATTTTCATCGATGTTTACCAATGGACACAATAAATGACTAATCTGTCAGTAAAGTTTACCGCAATCTATCgacaaaatttttttgtt is part of the Populus trichocarpa isolate Nisqually-1 chromosome 7, P.trichocarpa_v4.1, whole genome shotgun sequence genome and encodes:
- the LOC7495543 gene encoding KH domain-containing protein HEN4, coding for MQHHQKHHRHKRPPRQPLIELQPGQVAFRVVCHASKIGALIGHSGSVISQIRLETGCLVHCEEAVKGSEHRAIVVAGSASPERKIAVGEDETVEVSAAQEAVVRVLERMWEVDAVKDGGDCEGYCGLLANTSQIGAVVGREGRNIKRMKRASGAHIWILPAPLCALKEDQLIQITGSSTVAVKKAVIAITSCLQDCPPYEKDEVDLSLEAVRRRRSGSSGDPHAEFFPHLCSLLPTYSENIATDKDHKKPNEQLQVQFRMICPHGAAGSIIGKGGSVVRALQNQTGASIILAPPITNSDGRLVTVSALENLESSHSPAQNALLLVFARSIEHDIERARSLGLIEEITVTATLLLPSNRVSCLIERGGRIDSEMIETTGADIQILQGDQFFYCASNNDVVLQITGESKNVQNALFQVTSKLRDNLLPTEMLNGLRTGSPYRRAGEISRLHQSADESLDSNLETSLKNSVDQVRDPPSSSLQSPQKLHRERTTYSTDNGSSSTTSGKVSELGRALHFLLPREGGA